In Andrena cerasifolii isolate SP2316 chromosome 11, iyAndCera1_principal, whole genome shotgun sequence, the genomic stretch TGATATAAGCACACAGGGTTGCTGTTTTTAAAGAGCCGACTGTGGAAACGAATCCTGTAAGCGAATGAGACATTGTCGCAATGCTTCTTTAAAATGAACATGTCCTCCAGATTCTATCGGCGATCGTTCAAGCATTCATTATTGAGacgtttttcttgaaattgtatttttccaaaattcaacAGGTACAGTAGCATTCTAATACTTCTTTCCTTTTACATTGTTGTATAAAAAGCTCGAAACTGAAGCAGCATACGTGCAACGTGAGACGATAAAAATCTGAACGTAAATTGTAATCCCTTTTTCCACAGGCTTTGATTAATTCGGTTAAAAAATCTTGCAACTTTTTGACAATAGGTAGGCTGGTATCTCGTCTCCTCTATGATCAGCACGCTCGATGGGCGTTGTCAATTGAAATGCGTGCTTCTGAgacaattattttcttttgCTTGCACTGCTCGCATCGCTAACAATGCCCTTCGACGAGGCCAATCGTAGCTTAGACGGTGCCTCAACGTTGCTTTCTCAACAGTCTTTCAATTTACCATTTGTAATCTAAAATGTTTCCTTATTGCATAGCTTCTTTGCATTCAAGACATCCTTTACACGTGCACTCGCATTAGCTTATGCTATCACATTTTCATCGAAAGAATTATGCATTAAACGCTAGAAATTACAATGTATTAGCGAGTTGAATTTATACAAAAGTAAATGCAATTTCTATCCTGATCGATCAGCAAACGCATAGTACTTGATcgcattaaaaaaaagaagacaatTAAGTTTCAGCAATCTGGCCGTTAAATTTGAAAGATTGTTCTTCATGATTTTATATTCGTCCATTAATATTTCATCGATACCTTGCTAATTTGTCGATGGGAACGTATGAATTGGTGTCTGCGAAATACTTAAATCTCCaataagaataaagaaaaatgaaTTAAGCTTGGAAATGTAAGACGTAATCGCAATGGAGCTGAGTGAATTTTAATTGACAGGGTGCCTCACAGTATTTCGTAAAATGTACTTTCATGTTCAattccttttaaagaaattcgcaTCACTTTTGTATTAACAGGATGTTGATTATAATAGATCTGAAATGTCGACCGCCACTGTGACTACAAACTTCCGAATCAACAATAATCCTTTCGAATGATGCGATGAAAGTCGTCCGATAGACTTCCTACAAACAGCAAACATATTCGATTGCAAttcacatgtttttttttcccaaACTACTAATTTGCATAAACCCTTCCTTACAATAATTAAGGTGCTCGAGCCCGCTGGTACGAAGAATTAAGAGAACTCGTGCTTTAAGATACAGTAACGGAATAACAGGTGCGCAAGCATTCTTCATTAAAGTCATTAACGAAGAAACGTGTGTAGACAAGAAATCAAATACACACTTGACAAGAAATTATACATAAGTAGTTGGCTTAGCCTATAAAGCGTTACTTTTACAGTTGGctaattattatcatcattaatGATCATTGTTAATCAATATCACCTTATCTCAATATGCTTATTCGTGCGATATTCATTGGTAGGTACGACACATTTGCATTTAGAAACAGAAATATCTAGATAGTTGTAGAACTACAGTACTATAACATGAAGCTTggattaataatataaattggGAACGCCATCACTTTGTTCGAGGATCCGACATTCTTAAAGCTGACAATTTTTTGACATCTATTCGCTTAAGCACTTCCGCATACGTTTTAGTACTCAAGTGAAGTtaaacttatactactaataataTAAGTTCTCGGCGCTCTCGCAAAGGAATTATTCCTTCATGCTTGCGCAAAAAGAAGACGGGCAATGGTAGCAATTTCATAGGAGAAGCAAACAAAGACGTAGAATATCGTGAAACTCTTTCCCTTCATCTACTATACGAAACTATTCGATCTGTCTTCTTCAATTTCTTACTATCTTCACCGTTGTTTAACACACCCAGCAACTTTAGCAATTATTTGCCTTTCCTAGAAATCGACCACTATCCTTTTGGCATTAAAACATCGTGCTAGATTCgtcaacagattttttttttgctttcacCGTAAACCTAATagatttttctcaaaaatcaTACTATCACTATTTCAAGGTCTTCTCTCTTTGGTGGCGCCTTACGAATCACTTACAAATACTAACGAAAAAGGATCGCCACTTCCCTACATAATTTTGTGCAGAGATGATATTAAAATGGAATCGATGACGAATTAATACTAATACTGTAAAATGATTTAGTAGACATTCAATCGctttaataattaattctttATCGGAATCGATTCGCTTAATCCTTATACATTAGTCTATCGACGGACGCCGCTTAAAGACACTGACGATTATGATCTCTTGGGAAtaatagatatttttttttttaaatttaagacagCTTATTAATTACAAAAATCGATCACCTGCTGCAAATACAATTAATTACGCCGTAATCTGTAAAGCTCTTCGAAATACAAAGATATTTGTCGTCATCTTGTCCTTGGAATTCATATGTATCGTTAGCACGCAGCTGCATTTATTAACAAATGCATTACAGTGTGTATTTTTTCATATATACACGTACATACATACGCATATAAACGCGTATATATGTATGCGTATATATATACGATatacaaatataaattatttgccTTACTTTAAAATGTCTGGGACACATGGTAGGAAGTAAACTCTTTTGTTCAGTAAATAGACCGGGTTATTTTATTACACGCTAAGTTAATTTCATAAACCCGTTTCCTCGAAAGTTTAAATTGTCTGATTGCTTCCTCTTTCCAACGTATTAGGTACAAGTTTAGTTTACGGTTTGTTCTGTGTTATCCAACACATAATATTTCATCGTTTTCTTTTAATGCAATTTGTCGCACCAGACTAAAAGGATCGTTAAACAACATAGAACTAATATCTTAATTCATCGGGTCTAAATAAAAGTTGGAGAAACTTCTCCAAGAACTCCGTGTTTCACCTATCCAGCGTTATTCGTCAAATGAGGAATAAATCACTTATAGATAATTTACCGAGATGTATTTACAAAAGGAGGCTAGATTCCTTTATCAGACGCTGAAAAATATCAAGTACCGCGGCAGATATctctgagagagagagagagcccgcTCCAGCTTTAGATACAGAAAAATGAACGATAGAATGAAATTGAAGTCTCAAGTTTATCTTTGATCTCTCAGTTCTTCGACACCAttccaattttagtatttactTGCGCATCGATTACATGTATACTACAGCTGTTTGTAACACATGGATTGGCTTAAAATCTAAAAGATCTGTATGGCCTCATTACAATTCAAATTGATTCACAATTCACTAACAATTAGACTCTCCCGCGTTCCGACATTTTGGTTCTTTTACGCTCCCCGACAATACAAATAATACAGCCTTCTCTTAATAGTTCTGTTGATCGGAGCTTGTACAAGCCACTATTCTGCTACGCCGTTTCTACTATTCGCAATCGCTCGTTTGCTGCCTTCTGTTATTTGGAACTGATTCAATTGCAAAAGCTGTCGTCACGAACGCTCAAAGGTTGTACTCCGAACTTTACCCACGCTCAAATCATATTTAACAAGTTACCTAATTTTTCGCAAAGAAATTAGGTATTAAACATTACAACTAAGTGATACTCTAGATTACAGGCTTAAATTTACAACTAGAATAAATAGTAATTATTGATAGAGCAAGGTCCTTTTTATACTTTCCGAGCTAATATTAACATTGTATTATTTGTAAAACTAGAAATAGAATCATTAATACACAATGCTCTATAAATTCCATGTGTCACTGCAAGTAGTAGTATGTTGAATATTTCATTCGGTGGAAGTACTGTTGACATTAAAAGAAGGTAGACATACATTTTTCCGTTCCCCCTGTTCCAAAGTTtctattaaaaatacaaaatcttGGGAGCGATATCCCCcccttttaatttaaatacttCTAAATCGGCTCGTAATTGAAAAACTCCTCCAACTTATCGAAGAGCACTTTTTCTTTGTCTTTctgtttttctcttcttttctttcaaaaaataaaGTTTCGTGATTCTTTTCGGTTTCTACTTGAATTATGCACTGATATATACAGCTGTTAATACTGTTTTACGAATAAGATTAAATCGACTCTGTAATCAAAGAAATTGCACGCGTTCTgtttaaaatgatgaaaatcatTCGAAACCTTACCAGTGTATTAATGATTCTAACAATACATGGTAAACGATTTGTGGCGCACGGCAGTCaatacgtatttatacatttaatTACCCTATCTAGTGGCTCTAAGATGTTGTTGCTTATAAGGCTCTTAATACAATTACTTTATTACTCAACGTTATTGTTTCATTTAAATTGATTCCATTTGCACACGAATCACGAATGAAGAAATCGATAGAATAAAAATTTGAGGACCTTAAAATTTGCGTTAAACAACAAATAAAACGTAGCTTATCCTATAATTTCGCATTATATTTTCTCATCTAGCTTGCAATTATTGAATTATCCTTACCCTACTCCAATCCGTTTTTTACATCGACGGGACCTTGTCATTAGCCCAGATCTAATGCCATGTGGATTTAACTTAAAGATACATAGGTTCGTATCGTTTTGCCTGAACAGATAACCCTTCATTGTCTTAAATACCAGATGAAATGTATTCGTTTACTTTTCGTCAAAATGTTTAGATCAATGCGAAGTTGATATGAATAAAGTGCTACCACAGTTCAAGCAGCATCATAACATTGTTGGCATAAGCGTATATGATGACTTCCTGTGCCACATGCGAAGAATGTCGATAAAATTCGAAAGGGATTCGAATAAAAACTATACGCCCCCGGTGCGTTAACTAAATAATATCGTTAATAGTTCGAATGGTAACGTACTATTTTTCTGCGCAACTCTGTCGCCGTGGTCAAATCAATCAagcttcaagtatttcaaacaATCCGAGAGAATGACATTAGGTTTGGACAAAATTCATACAGAAGATATCATTCGGCAAATGTGGCACACTGTTGTTTATGACactaaaaatattacataacacTTTGTTTAATTAACTTGCCACAACTTTGGATTTTACTATAACAGATTCCTAGCTTATTTTGGCCATTTACTCGGAGACCTTCGACAATTAACATTTACAAATCTTTCACTTATTTGTATCTTCCTATTGACAATTCATTACTTGACGTGGccaactttttttttctctcgtgcCCACAATAAATATGATAGTACGTGATAAATATGATATTTATAGAGGGTTCTATGAGCATAATTACGAATATGCTTAAACATGACAATAGTGCATGCCAATTTATCATCGTCGCATGACTTGTAAGTCTAAAATCTTTTTACGCATAAACAATAAGATAACAGTCTCGCAAAAAgcgatttatataattattcatCATTCTTTCTGCGGTGTGTtcgattcttttttttgtaTCCTACAAAAATGctctaaaagaaaaaaataagcgTAATACGCACGGCAGCTGTATTGTTTGCTGAATTGCTCATTCATGCGGTTTTTATCACGAGACGACCCATCAGACAAGCTGCGTACGCCTTAATCTAATCCGAAACATGATTAACTAAAAGCACCTCTTTTTAAACCTACTTCTTAAAATGTTCAGAAAGTCCGTCCAAAACCCAGtcaacaatatattaaatagaaCATTAAAAAAAGGGGGGAGAGCGGGGTGGGGAGAGAAGCAAAGTTCAATATAAGATTGCTCGACGTGCTTCAGGTATTGGGCAGACTTATTCGATTACCAAAGTAAGCAAAAAAATTGACCACGTAAGAAGATTGTCACGCATTTAAGCAGTCTAAAAATATCCACATGCAAGATATGATGACTATCATCCTGTGGTATCAGTCGCATGTGTTGAGAAAgggttaaaaaagaaagaattacGCGAAGTACATAACCCGCTTTGTGTTTGCATGAACTGTGATAGCTCTTGCCATTGCACCTGGTGTTCTGTCTTCGCTGCAGCCAGATTGATGAGATCCTTCTCCACTGAAATATAGACCACTAATTTATTAAATCATTAATAATCGTCGATCCTCTGCGCACTACTAATATGTATTTTACAACTACAGAATGATGTATTATTTATTCTTTGTCAATAAGAAATTCGACTTACCTATCATGCTCTTTCTCTACTAAATGATATCTGGCTCGGAATGCTACAAGATGAGCATAATATGCCGGTGCAGGTATACTAACGGATCTTGTACACCTAACATACGTGTGGCACAATTGATAAGTAAGAGATTGTAGTTCGTCACTTTCGAAGTGATTATCGTCCCAAAGAACGTGATAATGTGATGGTCGTGACGTGCCCTGtaccaaaaataaatatagtaggTATATCAAATAAGATAAGGTAATATTTATCCGGCTTGGCAATGAACTGctcttttcgacttatttttagaagcaacgccctctttctcccgccgTTTCTTCAACGCTCGTATCTGCCGAGTCGAGTTGGGCAAGCACAGCCGTAGCACTCTTTTCTGTAAGCAACTCGGCGTACttttgacccccccccccccccccatatctTTGTGCTGGAGTTACTCAGAAACCTGAAACTTCTATTTCTCTAAAGTACTTTGCAAACGGAACTAAacctccaaatttcacgtttctaTCTTTTCTAGTTCACAAGATATTTGAACTCAAAGTTTGGTTATTTCGACCAAATCGAAGTCGATTTCTCTGGAACTACTGAACCCATAAACCATGAAATTTGATAGGCACGTTCCTCTTAGCCCccaggtgctcgctaagaaattaaaaaaaaaaactcccaCCGTTTTTCCAAAAAAAGATTTATAAATGTTTCGTCCCCGCGCGCGCGACGCGAGTCCTGACCCCGTAACGAAGTCACAGCACGGAACCCTCCACTCCGCGAAAACCGCGCGCGTAGATGGCTGGCTACCCGCGAATCACGATTCTGGCGTGCAAAAATTTCCGGTTTCGCTACAAATATCACCGCGCGACAGCGGATAGGCCCAATACAATAACAGGCGAGTTTTATAGTATGAggccatccttaaattacgtaaaagtaattttagCGAATTcttcccccctccctcccccagtataagaattcgtaagatttgatactCCAACCCTctctttacgtaatattttttacacttaattttttcagttattaaaattcttttaaatacttttccggaacattaatgatagaatttgtatttattgaaaattaggttaaaaaatattacgtaaggcactacctgactccccccatGGGACAATGTGGAAACTTATTGATAAGAGAGTCGCCCTAATGCGCCGCGCGCGGTTCATGTAAAAAGGATCCGCCGCAGATCAGATAAGGCTGCCCATAAGtagccacgtataaaaaactgctgaaccACGAcggatccgctgccgccgcgaatattcgcgttggtctgtgggagGGGAGCCTGAagcttctgaaaatcggccgaaaaGAGTAGTTAATCCCCAAGCCTGATTCACATGATCATGGATTTGTAAGTTTACCTGGATGCCTTGATGACTACATAGATAAAAATCGAACTCGGTTGGATGCGTTATACAAATATCGACAGTTGTACCCGCCGGGATGTTCCCACTTTTGCCGCTCTGTTCTTTCTTCTCTGCGCAGAACAAGCGGGTGTGGTGTCTTTTCTGCACCACAATAAACGTCACTCCGGGTTTGTAATCAGCTTCAAGTTTAATGCAGGCTTCACGAATGGCGGTCAACTCGTGCTGCAGAACATGCAAGAACTGGCCTTCGGAGACACCATCGCGGTACAGAATTATTCTGTGCGGTTTATACCCCCCAGTGCTTTTGTAAAACCTAACGAGAAGTtcccttaaaaagaaaaaatatatacagtttTATCTCGAAAGTTTGAATCGTAACATAATGCTTCCAAGTATAGCAGgcttttataataaattcacTTACGTCACCATTGAACTAAGCTCTTGAATAATTTCCTGCCTATGTTGTTGAACTCTAACAGTAGCTGCGTATCGAGACGGGTGAGCATCCATGCTAGCAACAACCGCAGCTATGCTAGGCTTCTTATTATCTCCAGCAGGAGGATGAGTTACATCAGCTCCAAAGAATATAACAGGCTCGTTAAATACTTTTGGTCTCATACTGGgtactaaaatattattaatgccACCCAACTTCACATTAATTTTTAGACACAAATTGGATAACGTTTGCGGTGAcgttttattaacatttttcgcCTGCACGCACTGCGTGGCCATGCCCAGTAATGTGTCTCCCACTCTCTTCACTTCGGCTGCGGGTAAACAGAATATGCAATTGTGAtataaaaatgtaatatataatgtaatataataaatgtaaaatataatatctATACAATTACCATATACTGGAGTTTTCCCGGGCAGTATAACACAAACAAGTTGCAGCGTTGCAAATGTCATTTTTAGATATTTAAACATGGGCTCCACTTGATCCGGCCCATTAGCGTATTTACAAAAACATGGCTGCCCAATAATCGGCATTCCGGCGTCGTTGCTTATTCTTTGCAATTGTGCTATGAATAGTCGCAGAGCGTCTTCGCGCACGGTCCTTTGCGGCGCGAAGCAGGCGATCGCCCAAACTCTGATTTCCACGCCGGTGAAAAATTGCTTGCCGCGCATGTCCCAAACACCCTGAGAAGGCAAAGCCTGTTGCTTCGTCTTCAGCAGGAAAAAGAAAATACATCCATATATACACCATTGAACATCGTGGATTGTATTTTGAatcgaaataaataa encodes the following:
- the Ago1 gene encoding protein argonaute-1 isoform X6 yields the protein MPRGYVHHYDINIQPDKCPRKVNREIIETMVHAYSKIFGTLKPVFDGRNNLYTRDPLPVGTDKIELEVTLPGEGKDRVFRVVIKWLAQVSLFALEEALEGRTRQIPYDAILALDVVMRHLPSMTYTPVGRSFFSTPDGYYHPLGGGREVWFGFHQSVRPSQWKMMLNIDVSATAFYKAQPVIEFMCEVLDIRDINEQRKPLTDSQRVKFTKEIKGLKIEITHCGTMRRKYRVCNVTRKPAQMQSFPLQLENGQTVECTVAKYFLDKYKMKLRYPHLPCLQVGQEHKHTYLPLEVCNIVAGQRCIKKLTDMQTSTMIKATARSAPDREREINNLVRRADFNNDSYVQEFGLTISNTMVEVRGRILAPPKLQYGGRVSSLSGQTKQQALPSQGVWDMRGKQFFTGVEIRVWAIACFAPQRTVREDALRLFIAQLQRISNDAGMPIIGQPCFCKYANGPDQVEPMFKYLKMTFATLQLVCVILPGKTPVYAEVKRVGDTLLGMATQCVQAKNVNKTSPQTLSNLCLKINVKLGGINNILVPSMRPKVFNEPVIFFGADVTHPPAGDNKKPSIAAVVASMDAHPSRYAATVRVQQHRQEIIQELSSMVTELLVRFYKSTGGYKPHRIILYRDGVSEGQFLHVLQHELTAIREACIKLEADYKPGVTFIVVQKRHHTRLFCAEKKEQSGKSGNIPAGTTVDICITHPTEFDFYLCSHQGIQGTSRPSHYHVLWDDNHFESDELQSLTYQLCHTYVRCTRSVSIPAPAYYAHLVAFRARYHLVEKEHDSGLYFSGEGSHQSGCSEDRTPGAMARAITVHANTKRVMYFA